One Longimicrobium terrae genomic window, CGCGCGGAATCTATCCGCGTCCCGCCACCCCCGCGAGTGCGCACGGAGCGGATCGCGCGGCGAGGGGCGCCCTCCATCGACCCGGCGCGCGGATGGCTCTAGATTCGTCCGCGGGCGGAAATACCGGATCATCACCAGCAAGGCGGGCGGGATGCACGAAACGGGAGAGGTGCGGCTGCACCGGGAGGCGGAGGGCGTCACGCGCATCGACCACGGTTGGCGCGGCGCGGGGTTCATCGCCTCGTATCTGATCGAGGACGGTGACGGGCTGGCGCTGGTGGAGGCCGGCCCGGCGTCCACGCTGGATACGCTGCTGGCCGGCATCCGCGCGGCGGGGCGGGACCCGGCGGAGCTGACGCACATCCTGCTCACCCACATTCACCTGGACCACGCCGCGGGCGCCGGGCACCTGGCGCGCATCGCCCCGCGGGCGCGCGTCGTCGTTCATCCCCTGGGCGCCCACCACCTGGCGGACCCGTCGCGCCTGCTGTCCAGCGCCGCCCGCATCTACGGCGACCAGATGGAGGCGCTGTGGGGAACCATGATCCCGGTGGATGACGAGCGCATCGACGCCGCGGAGGACGGCCTGGCGGTGCGGGTGGGCGGGCGCACGCTGCGCGCGGTGGAAACGCCCGGCCACGCGGACCACCACCACGCCTGGCACGACCCGGACGCGGGGCTCGTGTTCAGCGGCGACGTGGGCGGGGTGCGCCTGGACCACGCGCTGCACGTCCGTCCCCCCACCCCGCCACCGGACGTGGACACCGGGCGCTGGCTGGCGAGCGTGGAGCGGCTGCGCGCGCTGCGCCCCCGCATCCTCCTTCCCACCCACTTCGGCGGAATCCACGATCCGGAGTGGCACCTGGACGATCTGGAAAGCCGGCTGCGCGCGTGGACGGCGCTGGCGGAGCGGTTCGACCTCAAGGACCGGGACGGCTTGGCGCGCGCGCTGGCGCAGTCGGCGGACCCGGAGCTGCTGCAGGCGAGCGGCGACCCGGCGCTGGTGGGGCGCTACGCGGAAACCATCCCGTACGACATGATGGCGGCCGGCCTGCTGCGGCAGCGCGGGCGCATCGCCCGGGAGCAGCGGTGACCGAGGGAACGGAGCGGGGAGAGGCGCCGGGGTTCCGGCTTTCCGAGGTGATTTCCGCGCTTTCCTACGCGCTGGACCTTACCGAGGGACAGCCGGAAGGCCACTCCATCCGCACCTGCCTGATCGGAATGCGCATCGGCGAGGAGCTGGGGCTGGATGCCGGAACCCGCGACTCCCTCTTCTACGCGCTGTTGATGAAGGACGCCGGGTGCTCCGCCAACGCGGCGGAAACGTCGGCCCTCTTCGGCGCGGACGATCCCGCGGTCAAGCGGTCGTGGAAGATGGTGGACTGGCGGCGCAGCGGCCCGGGGCTGCGGCACGTGCTGCGCAGCGTGCGCCCGGGGGAGCCCGTGGGCCTGCGGCTGAAGCAGGCATGGCGCATCGTCGCCGGACCCCCGATCACCGCGGATCTGGTGCGCGCCCGCTGCGAGCGCGGCGCCGACATCGCCCGCATGCTGGGCCTTTCCACCCAGACCGCGGCCGCCATCCGCGCGCTGGACGAGCACTGGGACGGCGGCGGCG contains:
- a CDS encoding MBL fold metallo-hydrolase; its protein translation is MHETGEVRLHREAEGVTRIDHGWRGAGFIASYLIEDGDGLALVEAGPASTLDTLLAGIRAAGRDPAELTHILLTHIHLDHAAGAGHLARIAPRARVVVHPLGAHHLADPSRLLSSAARIYGDQMEALWGTMIPVDDERIDAAEDGLAVRVGGRTLRAVETPGHADHHHAWHDPDAGLVFSGDVGGVRLDHALHVRPPTPPPDVDTGRWLASVERLRALRPRILLPTHFGGIHDPEWHLDDLESRLRAWTALAERFDLKDRDGLARALAQSADPELLQASGDPALVGRYAETIPYDMMAAGLLRQRGRIAREQR